From a region of the Methanobrevibacter thaueri genome:
- a CDS encoding CDP-alcohol phosphatidyltransferase family protein encodes MNKLVINCITSLRILLGFLFLLCVLLDLNVAYLAIIFILTAITDVGDGWLSRKYGLASDAGARFDVICDFIFIMISTFALVLRGLIPAWFLLIIILKLVEFFKTSDESLVYEKFGHFVALMFYAFPIVAVLLNDPLIVLILAIFITICALISSLSRIHRKFY; translated from the coding sequence ATGAACAAGCTTGTAATTAACTGCATAACATCATTAAGGATATTGCTTGGATTTTTGTTTCTATTATGTGTTCTGCTTGACTTAAACGTTGCTTATTTAGCCATAATATTCATATTGACTGCAATTACGGATGTGGGCGACGGATGGCTATCCAGAAAATACGGTCTTGCATCAGATGCCGGTGCAAGGTTTGACGTGATTTGCGATTTCATCTTCATAATGATTTCCACATTTGCACTTGTCCTAAGAGGCCTTATTCCCGCATGGTTCCTATTAATCATTATCCTGAAACTGGTCGAATTCTTTAAGACCAGTGACGAATCCCTTGTCTATGAAAAATTCGGCCATTTTGTTGCTTTGATGTTTTACGCATTCCCGATAGTCGCCGTCCTATTGAATGACCCTCTCATAGTTTTGATATTGGCCATTTTCATCACGATTTGTGCATTGATATCCTCATTGAGTAGAATTCATAGAAAATTTTATTAA
- a CDS encoding acyltransferase — protein MGKNRVEWIDLVRAIAILTVLYIHATDGIYIISSDAILNYTVFSRVFNFASLFIGRIGVPFFLMITGYLLLDRSYDDERVRKFWQKNCKGLIIVTVLWAVIYAISLQVIAVKYVSVNFGEAGTLFFSHMWYMPMIIGMYLSMPFVSEALEKFDSDTIWQATVVFSLLAFLLPFITLMFDMHGIPNVAVQYCLGFSGGVYGIYIILGYLVKKGQFKHYDSIKLGLIALISFMICLFFQYYAFTKGYNFQLWYEFPFVLTGSFALFELCSRMGKVRAYPIVSFLAKYSFAVFLVHNLFRLPLLPIVVQLPFTEPVKAIILWILLIIFSYIAVVIIYRIPRFGKFILYMR, from the coding sequence ATGGGCAAAAATAGAGTTGAGTGGATTGATCTTGTACGGGCAATAGCAATCCTGACTGTTTTATACATTCATGCAACTGATGGAATCTATATTATTTCATCCGATGCGATATTGAATTATACAGTATTTTCAAGGGTATTTAATTTCGCATCTCTCTTTATAGGCCGTATTGGGGTCCCATTCTTTTTAATGATTACAGGTTATCTGTTGCTTGATAGGTCCTATGATGATGAGCGTGTCCGGAAGTTTTGGCAGAAGAACTGTAAGGGTTTAATCATTGTCACTGTATTGTGGGCAGTGATTTATGCAATCAGTCTGCAAGTTATCGCAGTTAAATATGTGAGTGTTAATTTTGGAGAGGCAGGAACCCTCTTCTTCAGTCACATGTGGTATATGCCAATGATTATTGGAATGTACCTTTCAATGCCTTTTGTTTCTGAGGCTCTTGAAAAATTCGACTCTGACACTATCTGGCAGGCGACAGTCGTTTTCTCGCTTTTGGCATTCCTGCTGCCATTCATCACTTTGATGTTTGATATGCACGGCATTCCAAACGTGGCTGTTCAATATTGTCTCGGATTCAGTGGTGGTGTCTACGGTATTTACATCATTCTCGGATATTTGGTTAAAAAAGGCCAATTTAAACATTATGATAGCATAAAATTGGGATTGATAGCCCTTATTTCATTCATGATTTGTTTATTCTTCCAGTATTATGCATTTACAAAAGGATATAACTTCCAGTTATGGTATGAATTCCCATTTGTTTTAACAGGATCATTCGCATTGTTTGAGCTGTGTTCCAGAATGGGCAAGGTTAGGGCATATCCGATTGTGTCATTTTTAGCTAAATACTCATTTGCAGTGTTTTTAGTGCATAACCTATTCAGATTGCCGTTACTGCCAATTGTCGTTCAATTGCCTTTCACAGAACCTGTTAAAGCTATAATCCTATGGATTTTATTAATAATATTCAGTTACATTGCTGTAGTAATTATTTATAGAATTCCAAGGTTTGGTAAATTTATTTTATACATGAGATAA
- a CDS encoding ATP-grasp domain-containing protein, which translates to MRNIIVVECISTGKNFIGDIINRGYNPVVLDLKNSDTEDGRKYAKHVEEEYKLIPHEFDMIYEKDTFEETVEEVKKFNPLLIVPGNERGVVLATRLSNELGLLGNSVENLDAMTLKNEMHNRLAERGLRSIRGKVVHSLDEALEFYDSENLSEVVLKPTYSAGSAGVRICLNREEMANSIKQLFEHVNYYGDKIEELLIQERINGIEYIVNTVSHKGKHRVTLVWKYNKIRTSEGAIVYDSCETVNELGLGEAEMIEYAYKVADALEIQYGPVHGEYMLDENGPVLIEVNCRPCGGGMPSEFLDRISGQHETDSILDSYLKPEAFHDKLYEKYKLYAHGTLKFFITPKNMMVRSSPIVNIDKKLKAFYSSSMINSTYQDMFFKKTEDLNTAAGYVFLVNEDKSAVDHDLNFLRSVERNAFSIILSDDDDYPELKDDDEYLSDILPIINEIEKHGTGLFVTDQHADGIATFQIRHDEINDVKGNFDFIIINLNRSLIDKNEAEKVRIILDAILNVKKGGFIFVPENTYQLMSSGRKGIEALIKVLDYTIELPPYTVRDMIIASR; encoded by the coding sequence ATGAGAAACATTATAGTTGTGGAATGCATCTCAACTGGAAAGAACTTTATAGGGGACATAATTAACAGGGGGTATAACCCTGTTGTATTGGATTTGAAGAATTCTGACACAGAGGACGGAAGGAAATACGCAAAACACGTTGAGGAAGAGTATAAATTAATTCCTCATGAATTCGACATGATTTATGAAAAGGACACCTTTGAGGAAACCGTTGAAGAGGTTAAAAAGTTCAATCCTCTTCTGATTGTTCCTGGAAATGAACGGGGGGTTGTCTTGGCAACCAGACTGTCCAATGAATTAGGCCTTTTAGGCAATTCAGTTGAAAATCTCGATGCAATGACATTGAAAAATGAAATGCACAATAGATTAGCTGAAAGAGGACTTCGTTCAATAAGGGGAAAAGTTGTTCATTCCCTGGACGAGGCATTGGAATTTTATGACAGCGAAAACTTAAGCGAAGTTGTCTTAAAGCCAACATACAGCGCAGGTTCGGCGGGAGTGCGTATCTGCCTCAATCGGGAGGAAATGGCCAATTCCATTAAACAACTATTCGAGCATGTTAACTATTATGGCGATAAAATAGAGGAACTTCTGATTCAGGAACGTATAAACGGAATTGAATATATCGTCAATACCGTAAGCCATAAGGGCAAGCATAGGGTCACTTTAGTTTGGAAATACAACAAGATCAGAACATCAGAAGGGGCAATTGTTTATGATTCCTGTGAAACTGTGAATGAATTGGGCCTTGGTGAAGCGGAAATGATTGAATACGCTTATAAAGTTGCCGATGCATTGGAAATCCAATACGGTCCTGTTCATGGTGAATACATGCTTGATGAAAATGGTCCGGTTTTAATTGAAGTCAACTGCCGCCCATGTGGCGGAGGCATGCCATCAGAGTTTTTAGACAGAATTTCCGGCCAGCATGAAACAGACAGCATTCTGGATTCCTATTTGAAGCCGGAAGCCTTCCATGACAAATTATATGAAAAATATAAATTATACGCCCATGGTACATTAAAATTCTTCATCACACCAAAAAACATGATGGTCCGCTCATCGCCGATAGTCAACATTGACAAAAAGCTAAAGGCATTTTATAGCAGCAGCATGATTAATTCAACCTATCAGGACATGTTTTTCAAGAAAACCGAAGACCTGAACACCGCTGCGGGATATGTCTTTTTAGTTAATGAAGACAAGTCTGCCGTGGACCATGATTTAAACTTCTTAAGGTCTGTTGAAAGAAATGCATTTTCAATAATTCTGAGTGATGATGACGATTATCCTGAATTAAAAGATGATGATGAATATTTAAGTGACATACTGCCTATCATCAATGAAATTGAAAAACACGGAACAGGGCTTTTTGTAACCGACCAGCATGCAGACGGAATCGCCACGTTCCAAATCAGGCATGATGAAATCAATGATGTGAAAGGCAATTTTGATTTCATTATCATTAACTTAAACAGGAGTTTGATTGATAAAAACGAGGCCGAAAAGGTAAGGATAATTTTAGATGCCATTTTAAATGTTAAGAAGGGCGGTTTTATCTTTGTTCCGGAAAACACATATCAGCTAATGTCAAGTGGCCGAAAAGGTATTGAAGCTTTGATAAAAGTTCTAGACTACACAATAGAGCTTCCGCCATATACAGTCCGTGACATGATAATCGCCTCAAGATGA
- a CDS encoding DUF6677 family protein codes for MANKYLAAILSFLIPGLGQAYVGDIKKGIVYFIIAVVTVGIIGIFFVDSVLNHFYYIINVLIDIYAAYDAYLMAK; via the coding sequence ATGGCAAACAAATATCTTGCAGCAATTCTATCTTTTTTAATTCCAGGATTAGGACAGGCCTATGTGGGAGATATTAAAAAGGGTATTGTTTATTTCATTATCGCTGTAGTTACCGTAGGAATCATAGGCATATTCTTTGTTGATTCTGTTTTGAATCATTTTTATTACATCATTAATGTCCTAATTGATATCTATGCAGCTTATGACGCTTATTTAATGGCCAAATAG
- a CDS encoding MATE family efflux transporter, protein MPYERRYNLLNSKFKELFFPTLLAAIAGNFAILADAFIISMLLGPMNLSVIQSIQPLAQFINMIYWLIGFGGTILATSSKANFEDKKANYIFTLSIVSIIVISLLIMVLGLLFPDSLLQALCNSNQLKPLVYEYLKFYLLAIPFICFFVVLAYFIKTDNFVQLQFRGFLIANVLNVILDVLLINYFNMGIAGAALAMAFGYLIASVYISTYFFSSRRTLKLIKLEFTKSMRYLVDICKTGFSSSSIALYQSLKLIIINFIILGVLANVGLVAFNMCCNAQLLVSIFIFGTSQSLLPIITVYYQESDYNGVEYVARRSLKIAIAFGIFFTLLFTLFPQTLLYLFSVSDPSHLPIVMNAVRIFSLSILAYSINFLYIFYLQSIQDNKLANVVTLLNGLIFPVAFVFIFSIIWNENGIWFGFVVSEIATLAFIYLYSRYVNKKSNGECTGLFMKKHHPEDEKILEYTIKANQNDAVNLSREVQEFLSDENGSVFISLAIEEILIYILEINDKLDWIDVIIRDNDEFAVISIKHAGIGYNPEENPDLDSDNINMLLSISDNIEHSEILGLNNTVITIKK, encoded by the coding sequence ATGCCATACGAAAGAAGATATAACCTGTTAAACTCAAAGTTCAAGGAACTGTTCTTTCCGACATTGCTTGCTGCAATAGCCGGAAACTTTGCAATTCTAGCGGATGCATTCATAATAAGTATGCTTTTAGGCCCAATGAACCTATCGGTCATTCAGAGCATACAGCCATTGGCCCAATTTATCAATATGATCTACTGGCTGATTGGATTTGGGGGCACAATACTTGCAACCAGCTCGAAGGCAAACTTTGAAGATAAGAAGGCCAATTACATATTCACCCTTTCGATTGTTAGCATAATTGTGATATCCCTATTGATTATGGTGTTGGGACTATTGTTTCCGGATAGCTTACTTCAGGCGTTATGCAATTCCAATCAGTTAAAACCGTTGGTTTACGAGTATTTGAAATTCTATCTTTTGGCAATACCGTTCATCTGCTTTTTTGTCGTTCTGGCATACTTCATCAAAACAGACAATTTTGTTCAACTGCAATTTAGAGGATTTCTCATAGCCAATGTATTGAACGTGATATTAGATGTGCTCCTTATAAACTACTTCAACATGGGAATTGCCGGTGCCGCATTGGCCATGGCGTTTGGATATCTCATCGCATCAGTCTACATTTCCACATACTTCTTCAGCTCAAGACGCACATTAAAACTTATAAAGCTTGAATTTACCAAATCAATGCGATATCTGGTAGACATATGCAAAACAGGATTTTCTTCATCTTCAATAGCCCTTTACCAATCACTGAAACTGATTATAATTAATTTCATCATACTTGGAGTCTTGGCTAATGTGGGATTGGTTGCTTTCAATATGTGTTGCAATGCCCAACTATTGGTGAGCATATTCATTTTCGGTACCTCCCAATCACTCTTGCCTATCATAACCGTTTACTACCAGGAAAGTGACTATAACGGCGTGGAGTATGTTGCAAGAAGGTCCCTGAAGATTGCAATCGCCTTTGGAATATTTTTCACATTGCTATTTACACTATTCCCACAGACATTATTGTACCTATTCTCCGTAAGCGACCCGTCACATCTCCCTATTGTGATGAATGCAGTCAGGATTTTCTCATTGTCCATTCTGGCATATTCCATAAACTTCCTCTACATATTCTATCTTCAATCAATACAGGACAACAAATTGGCAAATGTCGTCACACTGCTGAACGGATTGATATTCCCTGTGGCATTCGTTTTCATATTTTCCATCATCTGGAATGAAAATGGAATCTGGTTCGGTTTTGTGGTCTCAGAAATAGCGACACTGGCATTCATTTACCTATACTCAAGATACGTCAACAAAAAGAGCAATGGGGAATGCACCGGATTATTCATGAAGAAGCATCACCCTGAAGATGAGAAGATACTTGAATATACTATAAAGGCAAATCAAAATGATGCGGTGAACCTTTCCAGAGAAGTTCAGGAATTCCTATCCGATGAGAACGGGTCAGTTTTCATTAGCCTGGCAATCGAGGAAATTCTCATCTATATCCTGGAGATAAACGACAAATTGGATTGGATTGATGTGATAATCAGGGACAACGATGAGTTTGCAGTCATTTCAATAAAGCATGCAGGAATCGGATATAATCCTGAGGAAAATCCGGATTTGGATTCCGACAACATCAATATGCTCCTTAGCATTTCAGACAACATTGAGCATTCCGAGATATTGGGTTTGAACAATACGGTGATTACGATTAAAAAGTAA